The DNA window CCTCATCGTGGCGCCGGCGCGGGGGGGTCGTTGATCCGATCGATCGCGCGCTCGAGACGGTCGAGGACCCGATCCTTTCCCAGGACGTCGATCAACTCGAACAGACCGGGGCCGACCGTTTTACCCGTCAGGGCCACCCTGAGCGGGTGAATCACCGACTTACCCTGGACGCCGAGGCGCTCCGCCGCCCCCCGAATGGCGCCTTCAATCCCCTGCGGGTCCCACGCCCGCGTGGCGGCCAGGGCATCCCGGACGTTCCGCAGTAGATCTGAGGTCCCGGGAGCGGCCAGATACCTGGCGATGGCCTGCGGGTCGAATTCGACCCGGGGTTGGAAAAAGAAGTCTCCATAGGTCAGAATGTCACGTGGGACCCGCAGGCGCTCGCCCATGATTGCCACCACGCGGCCGACGTACGCCCGCTGCTCAGGGGTCACTTCTCCATCGAGCAACCCCTTCTCCCTGAGGGTATCGATGACGAGATCGATAACCCGATCCGGATTCTGCCGGTACGCGGCCTGCATGTAGACGCCGTTCATCCAATTGAGCTTCTGCACGTCGAACACGGCGCCGCTCTTGCCCATCTCTTCGATGCGAAACCGCTCGATGAGCTCGGGGACGGTGAACAGTTCGCGTCCGTCCTCAGGGTACCACCCCATCAACGCAAAGAAGTTCACCAGCGCCTCCGGCAGGATCCCCTGACCGGCGTACTCGCGGACCGAGGTATCTCCGTGCCGCTTGCTGAGTTTCTTTCGATCCACGCCCAGGAGGACGGGGAGGTGGGCTACCCGGGGCGCCTCCCACCCCAACGCTTCGTACATCAGGAATTGCCGGGGCGTGTTCGAGAGATGCTCTGAGCCCCGCACGATGTCGGTGATCTGCATCCCGTGATCGTCGACGACGTTGGCGAAGTTGTACAAGGGACTCCCGTCGGACCGCTGCACGATGAAATCGTCCAGATCCGCCGGATCGAACTCCACCCGGCCGAGCACCAGGTCGTGCACAATGATCCGAGGGTGATCCTCGGGCACGCGAAACCGAAGCGTCGAGGTGCGTCCCTCTGCCTCCCGCCGTCCCCGCTCTTCCGGCGTCAGGTTCCGGCAGCGGCCGGAGTACCGGGGAGGACGGTGCTCAGCGGCGGCGAGTTGGCGATCCGCCTCGAGCTCCTCACGCGTGCAGTAGCACGGATACGCGGCCCCCCCTTCGACCAAGACCTGCGCGTGAGCGTGGTACAGCGGGCCCCGCTCGGTCTGCCGGTACGGACCGTACGGGCCACCGACGTCGGGCCCCTCGTCCCAATCGATCCCCAGCCACCGGAGATCCTCCAGGATCGACCGCTCAAACTCCTCGGTGGAGCGGCTGCGGTCGGTGTCCTCGATCCGCAGGACGAACTGTCCTTTCGCGTGGCGGGCAAAGAGCCAGTTGAAGAAGGCCATCCAGGCGCCGCCCACATGAAGATACCCGGTTGGGCTCGGGGCGTATCGGGTCCGAACCATCATGGAGCCAGAGTAGCACACAGCCTCGCGGAGGCGCAAATTGACGGGCTAGGTGAACAGCGTGCTCACCGATTCGTTGAGGTGGATGTTGCGGATCGCGCGCGCGATCAGCGGGGCCGCGGAGAGGATTCGAATCTTGTCGGTCATGGCCTCGGGCGCGATCGGGATGCTGTTCGTGAATGCGAACTCCCGCACGTCCTCGCGCGCGAGGGTCCGCGCGACCGGACCGACGAGCACCGCGTGCGTCGCGCACACGTACGCTTCGGGCCGCGCGCCGTGCTGCATGACAGCGTCCAGCGCGCTGGCGATCGTGCCCCCGGTCGACACGATGCGATCGATCAGGATGGGAATCCGGTCCTCGACCTCGCCCACGACCTGGACGGTCTGCTTGACGTCGGGCCCGAGCCGACGTTGGAACACGACCGCGAGGGGCATCCGCAGCCGCTCGGACAAACGGTAGGCCACTTTGACGGCGCCGTCGTCGGGAGCCACGATGACCGCGGGGCCGATCGTCTTCGTCTGCAGATACTCGGTGAACAGCGGGAGCGCGCGCAGGTGATCCACGGGAATATTGAAGAAGCCCTCGATCTGATCAGCGTCCAGGTCCAGCGCCAGGATGCGATGCACCCCCGCGCTCTGGAGCAGGTCCGCCACGAGCCGGCCTGTGATCGGCTCACGCGGCGCGTGCTTTTTGTCCTGGCGCGCGTAGCCGTAGTAGGGCATCACCGCCGTGATCCGGCCGGCCGAGGCCCGACGCAGCGCGTCCACCATGACGAGCAACTCGATGAGGTTCTCGTTGACCGGCGGGCAGGTGGGCTGGATCACGAAGGTGTCGACGCCGCGCACGCTCTCTTCGAAGCGCGCGTAGATCTCCCCGTCCTCAAATCGCCGGATCGTCACGCGCCCGAGGGACAAGCCCAGCTCGGAGGCCACCTCCTGCCCGAGCGCGCGATTGGCCGAACCGCAAAAGATCTTCAGCGTGCCTGCACCAGGAACCGGATCGCGGTGCGCTCCTCGCCGTCGATCTGCACTTTGGTAAAGGCGGGGATCGCGATCAAATCGATGCCGTTGGGGGCCACGAATCCGCGTGTAATGGCAATGGCCTTGACAGCCTGATTCACCGCGCCCGCCCCGATCGCCTGCACCTCGACCGAGCCTTTCTCACGCAACACCGCAGCGAGGGCACCGGCGACGGCCTTCGGCTTCGAGTCGGCTGAAACCTTCAGCACTTCCCCCATGCCGCGCCTGCTCCTTCGCCTGGGGCCGCGCTCCCGGCCGGGTGCCGGCCCCTATTCCATGATTCTGCGAGGAACTCCTCCTCCTCATAATGCCCCGCGCCGCATTCGCCAGGACAGCGATCATCGCCGTCGCGCCTGCCAGCGGTGCAGACACACCGCAGCGATAAACTGCGGGATCGCGAGCTGCCGGCGCGCTCGGCTCGGCTGGCGGATGAGCCGGTAACACCACTCCAACCCCAGGTTCTGCATCACGCGGGGAGCCCGCCGCACCCGACCGGCCCACACGTCCAGCACGCCGCCGACTCCGATCCCGAGCGGGACCGCAAGCGCAGCCAGGTGCCGGTCGAGCCACCGTTCCTGGCGGGGACTGCCGAGTCCGACGAGCAAGAGCGTTGGGGCGGCCTCCCGGATCGCCGTCGTGACGGCCGTCTCCTCCTCGGGGCCAAAGTACCCATGCAGTGCTGCTGCCACGTGGATCCCCGGATACCAGCGGCGGAGGTTGGCGGCGGCCTCCGCTGCGACGCCCGGGGCGCCGCCGATCAGGCACACCCGCCACCCACGCTGGGCGGCCGCCCCGCAGAGCCGTCCCGCCAAATCGATCCCCGCCACCCGCCCGGGCAGCGATCGGCCGAGCCGGCGCGCGCCCCACACCACGCCTACCCCATCGGCGACGACGAGCGCCGCCCGGCGGAGAATCTCCTGGAGATCGGGGGCGTGGCGGGCACGCATGACGAGCTCGACGTTGGCCGTCACGATGAGGTGCGGCCCCGGTTCGTCCACCATCGCGGCGGCGGCCTGGACCGCCCCCTCCAGATCGACCGGATCGAACGGAACCCCGAGCACGTCGACGCGATTCATGAGAGAAGGCCGGCCATCAAGTCGGGCGCGAGGCGGGCGCGCGCCCGAAGCGGCGCGACGGCTGCCAGGAGCCGCGCGCGCCGTGCGCCGAGGTCGGCTATGGCGGCGTCGATGAGCCGCGTGAGCGGCTCTGCGGTGAGGTCGGCAAGATCGAGGAGCGGCTCGCCGAGTTCGCGAGCGAATCCGGTGACTTTTGGATCGTACGTCAACGCCACGAACGGCACACCCTGAGTCGCGGCGAAGATCAGCGCGTGCAGCCGCACCCCGACGAGGAGACGCAGGTGGCCGACAAGGGCCAGCATCTCGCCGGGGCTCGCCCGGGTACGCACCACGTGCGCGCTTGGACCGATCTGCGCGGCCACCCGCTCGGCAACGTCAAGATCGCCGGGCCAGTGCATCGGGAGGCAGATCCAGCGCGCGCCGTGGCGCTCGGCCACGGCGCGCGCGGCGGCCGACACCGCCTCACCCCACGAATCGTTCCGCCACGACCGCAATGCGAGGCCAAAGTGATTCCCGTCCCCCCACTGCGACCGCTCAGCCAGCACGCGCGGCGAGGCCTCCGGCGCGAGCAGGAGCGCCGGATCTCCCGCAACCACCGTGGGAGGTCGGTCCACGCCGAGCGAGATGAGCGCGGCCAGGGACTCTGGATCCCGGAGGGTGATGAGGTCGACTCCGTTCAATACCCGGCGGGCCGCCGTCCGCACCGCGCGGCCGCGGAGCGGCCCGATCCCCTGCGCATAGACCGCCGTCCGGCGGGACAATCGCCTGGCCAGACCCAACACTCCGAGATAGTACCAGGGGCTGCGCCAGCTCGTCGCATCCTGGAAGAGGCTGCCTCCGCCCGATAGAAAGAGATCGCACCCTTTCAGCGTCCGCACGAGATCTCCGGGCCGCGCACGGGAGACCCCCTCGACCCCAAGGGCGCGGGCGGTCGCATGAGGCGAACGGGAGAGCACGGCGATTTCGATGCCGGGGCGTCGCTGCCGGAGCGCGGCCACGGTCGCCGTCAGCACCGCTTCATCGCCCAGATTGTCAAACCCATAGTAGCCGGAGAGGACCACCCGGCTCATCGCATGGGCGGCGTTCCGGCGGGCACCAATCGTTCTCGCTCAGGGGCATGAGCGGTACGGGGCTCTCGCGACCACCAACGCCGGCTCCACAGCAGCAGGATGACGAACACCGCGCCGATGATCGACCCGAAGATCAATGCGTAGACGGTCCGCAGCATCACGTACACCAACGGGGTGTGAATATGGGAAAAGGAGTTCACGAGACCGACCTGACCAATCGCGCCGATGAGCGCCGCCGGGAGGACCCAGCGGCGAAGTCCGAGCGCTGACAGCGCAAACGCGAGCACCATAAAGGGGTGCCCGATCAGGTACTCCTTGGTTCGAGGGCGCGCGACGACGAGATGTTCGAGGATGATGCGGCTCTTCAGCTCGAGTCCCCCGAGAACCGGCAGCCCGGCGTTTCCGGTGCGGCCGAGCGCGAACACCGCGGCGAGGCCGATGACGATGACGGCGATGCCGTACTCGAGCAGGAGCGGCTGACGCGCCCACGCGCGGAGGCGCGACCACAGTTCCCCACGTGGCGCGTCCGCCGCGGCCAGCACCAACCCGAACACCACGATCGGGATGAGGTGGGCGGGTTTGACCCCCAGAAACCCTCGGATCTCCAGCATGAACGCCCACTGGCTGAGGAGGCCGGCGACCATGACGCCGCCGAGCGCCGTCATCGCCGACAGGCCCCACAACCGCAGGAGGCTGTGACCGATCAGCCCAGCCGCTGGCCCGGCCCACGGCTGAGCCGCGCGCTCGTCCTGGGAGAACGCCGCGATCAGCGAGAGCGTGGGGAACGCCAGGGCTGCGACCAGCGCGAGGATCTGACTCCACAACGTCCCATGGTGCACGGCAAGCACGGCCGCGGTCACTACCATGCCCGCCGCGACGCCGCCGTAGAGGACGCGGAGCGAGACGGGGCGAGCGAGGATCGCGGCTACCTGCGCGATCGCGATCGCCGCCGCAGCGAGCGTGCCGAGCGCCATGAGGGCAAACCACACCGGCGGGACCCTGACGTCCGGCAGGGGCGCAGCCTTCCCCATCCGGTAGCCCGCGCGCTCGAGATCGTCCTTGATCGAGCCGACGTAATCCAGGTTCGCCTGGAGCTCGTCCACCGCGGCCGACGTGTTGAGGAACGGTCGCACGTACAGGACGCGGACGTTTCGCTCCCGCGCCGCGAGCACATACTTGTCGCGCGCCTCGTCCGGCGCAAGGCCGGACAGTTCCTCGGGGGTGAGGCTGAACACCCGAAGAACATTCGGCATCACCTTTTGGGCCAAGGCGAGGTCACCCCGCTGCCGGCGCCGGGCGGTGAAGCTTTCGATTTGCCCAAAGATGTAGCCGGACGTCTTCATCTGCTCGGCGACGTCGGGAATGAGCAGGTCGTATCCGAGGACTTGGTTGCCGTCAAAAATCAGGGTGAACCGCTCCCCCAGGTCCCGCAACCGGGCAAAGAACGCGGCCAACCCCTCGGGGGTCACTTCATGGAAGTTCTTGAGCCGCGCTTCGACCGCAAGGTGGTGCGAGCGGATCTCCTCGACGTCCCCACGAAGCAGCCCAAACGTTGCCTCTTCGATATCGAGGCCGCGTCCTTGAATCTCGAGCACCGGTCCGCTGCCTTCGAGCATGGCGATGCGCGCCGATCCGCTGTGGGAGGGGAGTTGCGCGGCCAGCCCCGCGCGGACCTGTTCCAGAACGGACGGGGGGCCCACGGCGTAGGTATTGCCCGGGCGAATCCGACCGGCGCGCACCAGATCGCCGAACGGACCGGCCACCGAGCCTGCGCGCGCCGCGTTCATGATGTCGGCACCGGTCATGTACGTCACACGACCGGCGTCCTGGAGGCGCTTGAGAGAGCTCGCATAGAGGGTGACGCTTCGGGCCCCCGCCCGCCGCACCGCTTCATAGAACGCGTCACGATCCGCGCCTGTGCGCCGGGCCAGGGTGGTCCAATCGTCGCCGTCCACCGTGATCTCGACCGTCCGGTAGGACTGTTCGAGTCGATACCGGTGGACGAGGACAATCCCGGCGGCGCCCAATCCCAGCGCCGCGCACAGTGCGAGGACGGGATACCGAGCCCAGAGCCACCGTACCTGCATCACGGACCTGTTGCGGCCTCGAGCAGCAGCCGCCCCTCCCCTACCTGAACGTCCGTAAGCCGAAGCCCCAATGGCAGCGCCGGGATGCGCAGCACCGATGGGACACGCGTCGTCAGCTGCCCCCCAAATGCCAGGGAGGCGACTCCGGTCAGCGTGGCCCGATCCAGGATGAGGTCGAGCGAGTCGTGCCCGCTCAGCGCAAGACGTCCGCTGCCCTCGACGGCGACATCGGTCCCCAGGACACGCACCGAGCCCCGCACAAACACCCGGCCTGATCGGAGCTCCAGGGTGTCGATGCGGACTCCCGGCTGTCGCGCGAAGGCGCGGGCGAGGGCCTCCTGTGACATCGTCCCCTGCGCGTGCCCGTATCCGATCGAGCGGATCACGAGGGCGCGATCGGCGTACAGCGCGTGGGGGTCCACGCGCAGCCGGCGAAACGTCGCGCTGAACTGGTCCAGGTGGAGGTCCCCCGTCTGCACATCACGGGCGAGCACGGTCATGTGATCCACGCTCCCCCACAACGGCCCGGACGGCGGCCACGTATCGAGCGCGACGTCGACCTGGTGGGTCCCGAGCTGCGTCCGAAGGGATTCCCTGAGCGCGCCGGCGGCGACGGCAGGGGCCGCGAGGTTCGCGCCGACGGCCGCCGCGAGGACGCCCACCGACCACCGCCACAGGAGCCCTGGCCGGCGGAGCGGGGCCACCACTAGGACCCTGCCGCGGGGCCGGCGTTCGACCGCCCGGCCCCCCGTGGGGGGGCACCGGCCGGGACGTCCGGGCGCGAGGGGGACCCACTGGGCGCCGGCGACCGTTCGAGCCGGAGCGCCGCATTGATGAACGCGTCCAGGTCACCGTCGAGGACCGCCTGAACGTTGCCGGTCTCGATACCGGTCCGGTGGTCCTTCACTAACGTATAAGGATGGAGCACGTACGAGCGGATCTGGTTTCCCCAGGCAACATCCCGATGCTCTCCGCGCAGAGCGGAGATCTTCTCCTGCTGCGCTTCATGCTGAAGTTCGTACAGGCGGGCCTGGAGCAACTTCATCGCGGTGAGCTTGTTGGCGTGCTGCGAGCGTTCATTCTGGCACTGCACCACGATCCCGGTGGGCAGATGCGTGATCCGCACGGCCGTCTCGACCTTGTTGACGTTTTGGCCGCCGGCGCCTCCCGATCGGTAGGTGTCGATCCGGAGCTCGTCATCTTTCACCTGGACTTCGGTAGCCTCCACTTCGGGGATCACATCGACGAGGGCAAATGAGGTGTGACGCCGGTGCGCGGCGTCGAACGGAGAGAGACGCACCAGGCGATGCACGCCCCGCTCCTCGCGGAGGTAGCCGTAGGCATTCGGCCCCGTGACGATCACGGTGACGCTTTTCATTCCCGCTTCCTCGCCGGGGGAGATGTCCACGACCTCTGTGCGGTAGTCGTGCGCTTCCGCCCAACGCAGGTACATCCGCAGGAGCATCTCGACCCAGTCCTGGGACTCGGTCCCGCCTGCCCCCGCGTGGATCGAGAGGATGCCGTTGCGCGCATCGTGTTCGCCGCTGAGCAAAGTGGTCAACTCGAGACGATCGATCGACTCGCCGAGCGTCCGAACCTCGTGCTCGACGTCGGCGAGGGTGCCGGCATCCTCTCCGGTCGCCAGATCGATGAGTTCCAGCAGGTCGGCCACCTCGTGCTCGAGGCGGTTTACCCCCTCGATCCTGGACCGCAGCGCCGCGACTTCCCGAGACGTGCGCCGAGCCGTCTCCGCATCCGCCCAAAATGCCGGCTGTTGCATCTGCCGCTCGAGATCAGTGAGACGGCCTTGCTGGCGGGGAAGGTCAAAGGTGCCTCCCGATGTTCCCGACGCGCTCTCGGTAGGCGCCAAGCATCCGTTTGAGTTCCTCGATTGTCACGCTGGTGTCCTCCCTGCTCGATCGCCGCGGCACCACGGCGCTCGGAGCGCGTGCCCGGTGCACGGCCGACGCCTATTATAACACCTTCTATGAACGCGTTAGACCTGGTCAGTTCACTATATGCCCTTCGCGGATACGATTAAGTCTCGGAGACACCACTTACGATGGCGATATCAAAAACCCCAGGAGCACATTTCCCGCCCCGTGGGCGACCGCGAGGGCGGGAACCTGTGCCCACCGCGTGCGAACCACTCCCAGCGCGACTCCGGCGCAGAGCGCCCACACCATAGCTTCCGCGCCGCGCGGAGACGCTGCGGCGGCGCCGAGAAGCGCCGACCAGGCCACGGCCGTCTTCCACCCGTGCCATGCCACCGCGTCGGCAAAGACCAGACCTCGAAGCCACCATTCCAGTGCCAGGCCGATGACCAGGATCTCCACGGCGGTCCCCTTCCACCACCCGCCTCGCGGAATCGGCAGGTCGAGGACCCCGCCGTGGCTCGCGAAGGCATGGCGCACGATCAGTACGACCATGCCCACAAAGGCCAACGCGACCGTCGTGGCGGGGACGAAGCTTCTGATCCTGAACCCGAGTTCCGCGCGGGACCGCCCCAGGCTGAGGAGTGCCACGACTGCCAAGAGCGCCACAAACGGGAGCGGGACGGCCAGTGCGCGATACCACCACTCTCCCACGGTGAACACCGCGAGGGGGAGCGCCGAGTCGATCAGGAGGCGAGCGAACCCGGGGGTCCCCAACTCTGCCGCGACGAACGCGAGCCCGCGCGGCGACACCAGACCCACGGCGACGAGTACAGCGGCCCAGCCGAAGGTATCGCCGATCCGCGCGTAGACGGTGAGCCCGCGAATCGGCGCCACGCGAGCGGTGAGAACCCCGCGTGTCCCAAGAGGGAGTTCGCCGAGCACGCGTCCGACCGGATCGAAGATCGCGCTGATCCCCTCGTTGGCGGCGCGCACCAGGTACCGCCCCTCTTCGATCGCCCGAAACGGCGCGAGCGCCGCGTGCTGGGCCGGGGCCGTGCGGCCGTCGAACCAGGCGTCGTTCGTGACGACCGCAAGCAGGTCCGCCCCCCGCAGGGCCGACCGCCGGGCGATGTCGGGAAAGATGCTTTCGAAGCAGATGGCGACGCCGATCCTGGCCTGCGGCGTCGGCAGGAGCGCCGGAGCACGCCCCGGTTGTTCCCCCGCTTCGGCAAACGGGACGAGGCGAACTTTGTCGTATCGGCCGGTGAGCGTCCCGGACGGCGCCAGCGAGAACACCGAATTGGTGCGGGCCCCCTCGAAGCTGGTGGCGATCACGGACACGCGATCGCGGCGCGCCCACGAGCCAATCGTCCTCAACCCCCCGCCGGCGCCGAGCAGATCCACCGGAGAGGCAGTCTCGGGCCACACAATGAGTACGGCGCCTCGCCCGGCGGCTTCGTGGGTCAGTTGCCGCAGTGCGGCCAAGTCCCGCTCCACGGTCGCGGACCCTAGCCCGGGTCGCGTTGAGAAGTTGGGCTGCACTGCCGCCGCCGTGAAGGTGGTCGGAGATGGATGGCGCAGAGCACTGACCCCCCACAGCACCGCTGCGGCCACGATCGCGATGGAAACGCACACGGGGACCGGCTCCGCCCGCCGCGTGAGCACCGCGTAGAGCACCCCGTTGACCAGCGCGACGAGAAACGTGACGCCGTAGATCCCGGTGATCGAGGCGATCTGAATGACGGGGATGGCGTGATGCTGGGACGCACCCAAGAGGGCCCACGGGAAGCCAAGCGGCCCCTGGCTCCGCAGGAACTCCACCGCGGTCCAGACCGTGGCGATCCAGAGGAAGATCCACGGACCGTCGTGGTCGCGCTCGAC is part of the bacterium genome and encodes:
- the gltX gene encoding glutamate--tRNA ligase; its protein translation is MMVRTRYAPSPTGYLHVGGAWMAFFNWLFARHAKGQFVLRIEDTDRSRSTEEFERSILEDLRWLGIDWDEGPDVGGPYGPYRQTERGPLYHAHAQVLVEGGAAYPCYCTREELEADRQLAAAEHRPPRYSGRCRNLTPEERGRREAEGRTSTLRFRVPEDHPRIIVHDLVLGRVEFDPADLDDFIVQRSDGSPLYNFANVVDDHGMQITDIVRGSEHLSNTPRQFLMYEALGWEAPRVAHLPVLLGVDRKKLSKRHGDTSVREYAGQGILPEALVNFFALMGWYPEDGRELFTVPELIERFRIEEMGKSGAVFDVQKLNWMNGVYMQAAYRQNPDRVIDLVIDTLREKGLLDGEVTPEQRAYVGRVVAIMGERLRVPRDILTYGDFFFQPRVEFDPQAIARYLAAPGTSDLLRNVRDALAATRAWDPQGIEGAIRGAAERLGVQGKSVIHPLRVALTGKTVGPGLFELIDVLGKDRVLDRLERAIDRINDPPAPAPR
- a CDS encoding ribose-phosphate pyrophosphokinase: MKIFCGSANRALGQEVASELGLSLGRVTIRRFEDGEIYARFEESVRGVDTFVIQPTCPPVNENLIELLVMVDALRRASAGRITAVMPYYGYARQDKKHAPREPITGRLVADLLQSAGVHRILALDLDADQIEGFFNIPVDHLRALPLFTEYLQTKTIGPAVIVAPDDGAVKVAYRLSERLRMPLAVVFQRRLGPDVKQTVQVVGEVEDRIPILIDRIVSTGGTIASALDAVMQHGARPEAYVCATHAVLVGPVARTLAREDVREFAFTNSIPIAPEAMTDKIRILSAAPLIARAIRNIHLNESVSTLFT
- a CDS encoding stage V sporulation protein S, with the protein product MGEVLKVSADSKPKAVAGALAAVLREKGSVEVQAIGAGAVNQAVKAIAITRGFVAPNGIDLIAIPAFTKVQIDGEERTAIRFLVQAR
- a CDS encoding WecB/TagA/CpsF family glycosyltransferase; the protein is MNRVDVLGVPFDPVDLEGAVQAAAAMVDEPGPHLIVTANVELVMRARHAPDLQEILRRAALVVADGVGVVWGARRLGRSLPGRVAGIDLAGRLCGAAAQRGWRVCLIGGAPGVAAEAAANLRRWYPGIHVAAALHGYFGPEEETAVTTAIREAAPTLLLVGLGSPRQERWLDRHLAALAVPLGIGVGGVLDVWAGRVRRAPRVMQNLGLEWCYRLIRQPSRARRQLAIPQFIAAVCLHRWQARRR
- the csaB gene encoding polysaccharide pyruvyl transferase CsaB, which codes for MSRVVLSGYYGFDNLGDEAVLTATVAALRQRRPGIEIAVLSRSPHATARALGVEGVSRARPGDLVRTLKGCDLFLSGGGSLFQDATSWRSPWYYLGVLGLARRLSRRTAVYAQGIGPLRGRAVRTAARRVLNGVDLITLRDPESLAALISLGVDRPPTVVAGDPALLLAPEASPRVLAERSQWGDGNHFGLALRSWRNDSWGEAVSAAARAVAERHGARWICLPMHWPGDLDVAERVAAQIGPSAHVVRTRASPGEMLALVGHLRLLVGVRLHALIFAATQGVPFVALTYDPKVTGFARELGEPLLDLADLTAEPLTRLIDAAIADLGARRARLLAAVAPLRARARLAPDLMAGLLS
- a CDS encoding DUF5693 family protein, with the translated sequence MQVRWLWARYPVLALCAALGLGAAGIVLVHRYRLEQSYRTVEITVDGDDWTTLARRTGADRDAFYEAVRRAGARSVTLYASSLKRLQDAGRVTYMTGADIMNAARAGSVAGPFGDLVRAGRIRPGNTYAVGPPSVLEQVRAGLAAQLPSHSGSARIAMLEGSGPVLEIQGRGLDIEEATFGLLRGDVEEIRSHHLAVEARLKNFHEVTPEGLAAFFARLRDLGERFTLIFDGNQVLGYDLLIPDVAEQMKTSGYIFGQIESFTARRRQRGDLALAQKVMPNVLRVFSLTPEELSGLAPDEARDKYVLAARERNVRVLYVRPFLNTSAAVDELQANLDYVGSIKDDLERAGYRMGKAAPLPDVRVPPVWFALMALGTLAAAAIAIAQVAAILARPVSLRVLYGGVAAGMVVTAAVLAVHHGTLWSQILALVAALAFPTLSLIAAFSQDERAAQPWAGPAAGLIGHSLLRLWGLSAMTALGGVMVAGLLSQWAFMLEIRGFLGVKPAHLIPIVVFGLVLAAADAPRGELWSRLRAWARQPLLLEYGIAVIVIGLAAVFALGRTGNAGLPVLGGLELKSRIILEHLVVARPRTKEYLIGHPFMVLAFALSALGLRRWVLPAALIGAIGQVGLVNSFSHIHTPLVYVMLRTVYALIFGSIIGAVFVILLLWSRRWWSREPRTAHAPERERLVPAGTPPMR
- a CDS encoding DUF2993 domain-containing protein — protein: MAPLRRPGLLWRWSVGVLAAAVGANLAAPAVAAGALRESLRTQLGTHQVDVALDTWPPSGPLWGSVDHMTVLARDVQTGDLHLDQFSATFRRLRVDPHALYADRALVIRSIGYGHAQGTMSQEALARAFARQPGVRIDTLELRSGRVFVRGSVRVLGTDVAVEGSGRLALSGHDSLDLILDRATLTGVASLAFGGQLTTRVPSVLRIPALPLGLRLTDVQVGEGRLLLEAATGP
- the lnt gene encoding apolipoprotein N-acyltransferase, whose translation is MRSGRVLGVAPAVGPRPDSPVRLPQLLAVVASGGEFALALPSADLGFLAWIALVPLLLAVRHRSPRAAFSLGYLWGFTAYGAALWWITTFGGAVWGLTAALVAIFPALAVLALNWVERDHDGPWIFLWIATVWTAVEFLRSQGPLGFPWALLGASQHHAIPVIQIASITGIYGVTFLVALVNGVLYAVLTRRAEPVPVCVSIAIVAAAVLWGVSALRHPSPTTFTAAAVQPNFSTRPGLGSATVERDLAALRQLTHEAAGRGAVLIVWPETASPVDLLGAGGGLRTIGSWARRDRVSVIATSFEGARTNSVFSLAPSGTLTGRYDKVRLVPFAEAGEQPGRAPALLPTPQARIGVAICFESIFPDIARRSALRGADLLAVVTNDAWFDGRTAPAQHAALAPFRAIEEGRYLVRAANEGISAIFDPVGRVLGELPLGTRGVLTARVAPIRGLTVYARIGDTFGWAAVLVAVGLVSPRGLAFVAAELGTPGFARLLIDSALPLAVFTVGEWWYRALAVPLPFVALLAVVALLSLGRSRAELGFRIRSFVPATTVALAFVGMVVLIVRHAFASHGGVLDLPIPRGGWWKGTAVEILVIGLALEWWLRGLVFADAVAWHGWKTAVAWSALLGAAAASPRGAEAMVWALCAGVALGVVRTRWAQVPALAVAHGAGNVLLGFLISPS